The proteins below are encoded in one region of Desulfovibrio sp. Huiquan2017:
- a CDS encoding iron ABC transporter substrate-binding protein, translated as MKKRHLFCAIMLLFLAAPATGSARTLTDSIGRTNDVPDTVEHVICSGSGCLRLLTYLGAQDKIAAVDDIETRRRNFDARPYAIANPQFKKMPIFGEFRGHDNPELILTLEPQPQVIFKTYTSSMGYDPQELQDKTGIPVVVLDYGNLGQNRPAMYRSLRLMGKVMGKEKRAEDIIQYMEGLIADLSRRTGDVPGQERSTVYLGGVAARGPHGFQSTEPSYPPFQFVNAINLAYQAGKAGKNLAHSDIAKEKIVEWNPDVLFLDLSTLQMGDDAGGLFELRNAPAYRTLSAVKDGRVYGVLPYNWYTQNFGSILADAYYIGKVLYPDRFTDVDPAAKADEIYTFLVGKPVFKDMDALFHGLAFKPVPVN; from the coding sequence ATGAAAAAACGTCATCTCTTCTGCGCCATCATGCTGCTCTTTCTGGCTGCGCCCGCGACCGGTTCGGCCCGCACCCTGACCGACTCCATCGGCCGGACGAACGACGTCCCGGATACTGTCGAGCATGTCATCTGCTCCGGCTCCGGCTGCCTGCGCCTGCTGACCTACCTCGGAGCTCAGGACAAGATCGCGGCCGTGGACGACATCGAGACCCGCCGCCGCAACTTCGACGCCCGGCCCTACGCCATCGCCAACCCGCAGTTCAAGAAAATGCCCATATTCGGCGAATTCCGGGGACATGACAATCCGGAGCTCATCCTGACCCTGGAGCCCCAGCCCCAGGTCATCTTCAAGACCTACACCTCGTCCATGGGATACGATCCCCAGGAGCTTCAGGACAAGACCGGCATCCCGGTAGTGGTCCTCGACTACGGCAACCTGGGCCAAAACAGACCGGCCATGTACCGGAGCCTGCGTCTCATGGGCAAGGTCATGGGCAAGGAAAAGCGCGCCGAGGACATCATCCAATACATGGAAGGGCTCATCGCCGATTTGAGCCGGCGCACGGGCGACGTCCCCGGCCAGGAACGATCCACGGTCTACCTGGGCGGCGTGGCCGCGCGGGGCCCCCACGGCTTTCAGTCCACGGAACCGTCCTACCCGCCGTTCCAGTTCGTCAACGCCATCAACCTGGCTTACCAAGCGGGCAAGGCGGGCAAGAACCTGGCCCACTCGGACATAGCCAAGGAGAAGATCGTCGAATGGAACCCGGACGTCCTCTTCCTGGACCTGTCCACCCTACAAATGGGTGACGACGCGGGCGGCCTGTTCGAGTTACGCAACGCCCCGGCCTACCGCACACTCTCCGCCGTGAAGGACGGCCGCGTTTATGGGGTACTCCCCTACAATTGGTACACCCAGAACTTCGGTTCCATCCTGGCCGACGCCTATTACATCGGCAAGGTCCTCTACCCCGACCGTTTCACGGACGTGGATCCGGCGGCCAAGGCAGACGAGATATATACATTCCTGGTGGGCAAGCCCGTATTCAAGGACATGGACGCCCTGTTCCACGGTCTGGCCTTCAAGCCCGTTCCGGTAAACTAG
- a CDS encoding methyl-accepting chemotaxis protein, whose translation MKVNVRTKIILSFTISLLLLCAAILATTLTSIYNDSLDSSVTSAAGQLKHIDGTISMYIQATIRNTTMMAEDPRAKRIGDIRTNYLDTAKKYPARYLAPDDPVGAEIQDFYRLILKTHPSYADCYLGTANGAFILGGDSSIPAGYDPRQRSWYREAAAAPDKGIISKAYVSTTGDPMVPSAKAVLDGSKVVGVAAMDLSLSGLTKLVEEARLGKTGYVIMIQDDGVVIADPGNPDDNFKNVSELSDTLYAQAFARESGSVTGTIKGVSTMAVVHTSPVLGWKLVALIQTSEIMAPVWSNAINAISLSLLFLIIIGTAMWIYMNKLLITPLGRIVRVLGRAAAGDYTTRLETSRKDDVGDIFRALNTMSDKLSDIVGQVVDGSSRVASGSEELSGTSSALADGATRQAAALEEVSSSMEEMAANIRANAENAQVTAKTAAKASGNAREGGEAVSETVSAMQDIAEKISIVEEIARQTNLLALNAAIEAARAGEHGKGFAVVAAEVRKLAERSGQAASEISELSTSSVRVALTAGELLKEIVPDIEKTAELIHEITMASNEQNSGAEQINSALQQLDHVVQQNAAASEEMASTSADLAEQAHGLEQLISFFKVQGTGATRRPAKTASKPASKTVATVTPKRPVALPAKPAKASSDGLNLNMEEPEATEFERF comes from the coding sequence ATGAAAGTCAATGTCAGAACGAAAATCATCCTGTCATTCACCATTTCGCTCCTGTTGCTCTGCGCGGCCATCCTGGCCACGACCCTCACTTCCATCTACAACGATTCCCTGGATTCCAGCGTGACCTCGGCCGCTGGGCAGCTCAAGCATATCGACGGAACCATCTCCATGTATATCCAGGCGACCATACGCAACACCACGATGATGGCCGAAGATCCCCGGGCCAAACGGATTGGCGACATCCGGACAAACTATCTCGACACCGCCAAGAAATACCCCGCCCGCTACCTGGCCCCCGACGATCCGGTCGGCGCCGAGATCCAGGACTTCTACAGGCTGATCCTCAAGACCCACCCCAGCTATGCCGACTGTTACCTCGGCACGGCCAACGGGGCCTTCATCCTCGGCGGGGATTCGAGCATCCCGGCAGGCTATGACCCGCGCCAGCGGTCCTGGTACCGGGAGGCCGCCGCCGCCCCGGACAAGGGGATCATATCCAAAGCCTACGTGTCCACCACGGGCGATCCCATGGTGCCCAGCGCCAAAGCGGTCCTCGACGGTTCCAAAGTCGTGGGTGTGGCCGCCATGGACCTGTCCCTGAGCGGACTGACCAAGCTCGTTGAAGAGGCCCGGCTGGGCAAAACCGGGTACGTCATCATGATCCAGGACGACGGTGTGGTCATCGCCGATCCCGGCAATCCGGACGACAACTTCAAAAACGTCTCGGAACTGTCCGACACGCTCTACGCCCAGGCCTTCGCCCGGGAAAGCGGCTCCGTGACCGGCACCATCAAAGGCGTGAGCACCATGGCCGTGGTCCATACCTCGCCCGTCCTCGGCTGGAAACTCGTCGCCCTGATCCAGACCTCCGAGATCATGGCCCCGGTCTGGTCCAACGCCATCAACGCCATTTCACTCTCCCTGCTTTTCCTGATCATCATCGGGACGGCCATGTGGATCTACATGAACAAGCTGCTCATCACCCCCCTTGGCCGCATCGTCAGGGTCCTGGGCCGGGCCGCGGCCGGCGACTACACCACCCGGCTTGAGACCTCGCGCAAGGATGACGTCGGCGACATATTCCGGGCTCTCAACACGATGTCCGACAAGTTGTCGGACATCGTCGGCCAGGTCGTCGACGGCAGTTCGCGCGTGGCTTCGGGCAGCGAAGAGCTGTCCGGCACCTCAAGCGCCCTGGCCGACGGGGCCACCCGGCAGGCCGCCGCACTGGAGGAGGTTTCCTCGTCCATGGAGGAGATGGCCGCCAATATCCGGGCCAACGCGGAGAACGCCCAGGTCACGGCCAAGACCGCGGCCAAGGCCTCGGGCAACGCCCGCGAGGGCGGCGAGGCCGTAAGCGAGACCGTGTCGGCCATGCAGGATATCGCCGAAAAGATCTCCATCGTCGAGGAAATAGCCCGGCAGACCAACCTCCTGGCGCTGAACGCGGCCATCGAGGCAGCCCGGGCGGGCGAGCACGGCAAGGGCTTCGCCGTGGTCGCGGCCGAAGTACGCAAGCTGGCCGAACGCAGCGGCCAGGCGGCTTCTGAAATATCCGAGCTGTCCACCTCCAGCGTGCGGGTCGCCCTCACTGCGGGCGAACTGCTCAAGGAAATAGTCCCGGACATCGAGAAGACCGCCGAACTCATTCACGAGATAACCATGGCCAGCAACGAGCAGAACTCCGGCGCGGAACAAATCAATTCGGCCCTGCAGCAGCTCGACCACGTGGTCCAGCAAAACGCCGCCGCCTCCGAAGAGATGGCCTCGACCTCCGCCGACCTGGCGGAACAGGCTCACGGCCTGGAGCAACTGATCTCCTTCTTCAAGGTCCAGGGCACCGGCGCCACACGGCGTCCGGCCAAGACCGCCTCCAAACCCGCGTCCAAGACCGTGGCGACGGTAACGCCCAAACGGCCCGTCGCCCTGCCCGCGAAGCCCGCCAAGGCATCCTCCGACGGCCTGAACCTGAATATGGAAGAGCCCGAGGCCACCGAATTCGAACGGTTCTGA
- the ispG gene encoding flavodoxin-dependent (E)-4-hydroxy-3-methylbut-2-enyl-diphosphate synthase, which translates to MQRKQTRVVNIGGVGIGGDNPVRVQSMCNTDTRDVPATVAQIGQLADAGCEIVRLAVPDEAAAAVLKTIRAQSPVPLIADIHFDHRLALAALDAGFDGLRINPGNIGDEAKVDAVVRAAKACGTPIRIGVNGGSLEKDLLKRYGGPTPEAMVESGLRHVRMLEARDFHDIKISLKTSSVLKTVAAYRLMSEQVDYPLHIGITEAGTLVRGAVKSSVGLGILLYEGIGDTMRVSLTHDPVAEIGVAYEILRSLGLRERGPEIISCPTCGRTEIGLIELAEQVEAALRGVEEVFTVAVMGCVVNGPGEAREADIGIAGGRDLGIIFRKGEVVRKVKGNANLLPEFMKEMEKFLEERRSE; encoded by the coding sequence ATGCAACGGAAACAGACGAGAGTCGTGAATATCGGCGGCGTGGGCATCGGCGGGGACAATCCCGTCCGGGTCCAATCCATGTGCAATACGGATACGCGCGACGTTCCGGCCACCGTGGCGCAGATTGGCCAACTGGCCGACGCAGGGTGCGAGATCGTGCGGCTGGCCGTGCCCGACGAGGCTGCGGCGGCCGTGCTCAAGACCATCCGCGCCCAGTCGCCCGTGCCGCTCATCGCGGACATCCATTTCGACCACCGGCTGGCCTTGGCCGCGCTGGACGCGGGCTTCGACGGCCTGCGCATCAACCCCGGCAACATCGGGGACGAGGCCAAGGTGGACGCCGTGGTCCGGGCGGCCAAGGCGTGCGGTACGCCCATCCGCATCGGGGTCAACGGCGGGTCGCTGGAAAAGGATCTTTTGAAGCGATACGGCGGCCCCACGCCCGAAGCCATGGTCGAGTCCGGCCTCAGGCATGTGCGCATGCTGGAGGCGCGCGATTTTCACGACATCAAGATTTCGCTCAAGACCTCGTCGGTGCTCAAGACCGTAGCGGCCTACCGGCTCATGTCCGAGCAGGTGGATTATCCCCTGCACATCGGCATCACCGAGGCGGGCACGCTGGTGCGCGGCGCGGTCAAGTCCTCGGTGGGGTTGGGCATCCTGTTGTACGAGGGCATCGGCGACACCATGCGCGTATCCCTGACCCACGACCCCGTGGCGGAGATCGGCGTGGCCTATGAAATCCTGCGCAGTCTCGGCTTGCGGGAACGCGGTCCGGAGATTATATCCTGCCCCACCTGCGGGCGCACCGAGATCGGGCTCATCGAGCTGGCCGAGCAGGTGGAGGCGGCGCTCCGGGGCGTCGAAGAGGTCTTCACCGTGGCCGTCATGGGTTGTGTGGTCAACGGACCGGGCGAGGCCCGGGAAGCGGACATCGGCATCGCCGGGGGCCGCGACCTGGGGATCATCTTCCGCAAGGGCGAGGTGGTCCGCAAGGTCAAGGGCAATGCGAATTTGCTGCCCGAATTCATGAAAGAGATGGAAAAATTCCTGGAAGAAAGGAGAAGTGAATAA
- a CDS encoding proline--tRNA ligase yields MRLSRYYIPTLKEDPADAEVVSHKLLMRAGMIRKLTSGIYNYLPLGLRAINKVAQIVREEMDRAGALEVLLPMVQPADLWKESGRWEYYGKELLRFKDRNDRGYCLGPTHEEVITDLVRGEIKSYKQLPVNLYQIQTKFRDEIRPRFGLMRGREFIMKDGYSFDKDEAGAEASYFGMFDAYKKAFSRIGLRFKPVQADSGAIGGDFSHEFMVLADTGEDTIASCLSCDFAANLEKAKVNPPQGAPADESAVPPMEAVATPGSHTVEEVCAFLEIPADRLIKTLLFVVDGKPVAGLVRGDRELNDVKLRNMVGGNEIELADEALVRKLTNAPVGFAGPAGLDKDVPIYADHELLAATDWVAGANKGDTHVRHLALGRDCDIVKFADLRVIEPTDVCPECGGAIEFTKGIEVGHVFKLGLKYSKKMEATFLDENGKSQYLIMGCYGIGVSRIVASAIEQNNDENGCCFPPSIAPFEVCLIALGGKDPEVTAKAEELYAELKSLGVDAAFDDRNERPGVKFAEADLIGYPMQLVLGGKGLKSGIIEAKDRKTGEKIELPLDTFAESFADWRNRIWNNWGLETP; encoded by the coding sequence ATGCGTCTTTCCCGTTACTACATCCCGACCCTGAAGGAGGACCCGGCCGACGCCGAGGTGGTCTCCCACAAGCTCCTGATGCGCGCGGGCATGATCCGCAAGCTGACCAGCGGCATTTACAATTATCTGCCGCTCGGTCTGCGCGCCATCAACAAGGTGGCGCAGATCGTGCGCGAGGAAATGGACCGTGCGGGCGCGCTGGAGGTGCTCCTGCCCATGGTCCAGCCCGCCGACCTGTGGAAGGAGAGCGGCCGTTGGGAGTACTACGGCAAAGAGCTGCTCCGCTTCAAGGACCGCAATGACCGCGGCTACTGTCTCGGCCCCACCCACGAGGAGGTCATAACCGACCTGGTGCGCGGGGAGATCAAGTCCTACAAGCAACTGCCGGTCAATCTCTATCAGATCCAGACCAAATTCCGCGACGAGATCCGCCCCCGGTTCGGGCTCATGCGCGGCCGCGAGTTCATCATGAAGGACGGCTATTCCTTCGACAAGGACGAGGCGGGCGCGGAAGCGTCCTACTTCGGCATGTTCGACGCCTACAAGAAGGCCTTCTCGCGCATTGGCCTGCGCTTCAAGCCGGTCCAGGCCGACTCCGGGGCCATCGGCGGCGACTTCTCCCACGAATTCATGGTCCTGGCCGATACCGGCGAGGACACTATCGCTTCCTGTCTGTCCTGCGACTTCGCGGCCAACCTGGAAAAGGCCAAGGTCAACCCGCCCCAGGGCGCACCGGCCGACGAATCCGCCGTGCCGCCCATGGAGGCGGTCGCCACTCCCGGTTCCCACACCGTGGAGGAGGTCTGCGCGTTCCTGGAGATTCCCGCCGACCGGCTGATCAAGACCCTGCTTTTTGTGGTGGACGGCAAGCCCGTGGCCGGGCTGGTGCGCGGCGACCGCGAACTGAACGACGTCAAGCTGCGCAACATGGTGGGCGGCAACGAGATCGAACTGGCCGACGAGGCTCTGGTCAGGAAGCTGACCAACGCGCCCGTCGGTTTTGCCGGTCCCGCCGGCCTGGACAAGGACGTGCCCATCTACGCCGACCATGAACTGCTCGCCGCCACCGATTGGGTGGCCGGGGCCAACAAGGGCGACACCCATGTGCGGCATCTGGCCCTGGGGCGCGACTGCGACATCGTCAAATTCGCCGACCTGCGGGTCATCGAACCCACGGACGTCTGCCCGGAATGCGGCGGCGCGATCGAGTTCACCAAGGGCATCGAAGTGGGCCACGTCTTCAAGCTCGGCCTCAAGTATTCCAAGAAGATGGAAGCCACGTTCCTGGACGAGAACGGCAAGTCCCAATACCTGATCATGGGTTGCTACGGCATCGGCGTGTCGCGCATCGTGGCTTCGGCCATCGAGCAGAACAACGACGAAAATGGTTGCTGCTTCCCGCCGTCCATCGCCCCGTTCGAGGTCTGTCTGATCGCTCTCGGCGGCAAGGACCCGGAGGTGACCGCCAAGGCCGAGGAACTCTATGCCGAACTCAAGAGCCTGGGCGTGGACGCGGCCTTTGACGACCGCAACGAGCGGCCCGGCGTCAAGTTCGCCGAGGCCGACCTGATCGGCTATCCCATGCAGCTCGTGCTGGGCGGCAAAGGCCTCAAGAGCGGCATCATCGAGGCCAAGGACCGCAAGACGGGCGAGAAGATCGAACTGCCGTTGGACACCTTCGCCGAGTCCTTCGCCGATTGGCGGAACCGGATCTGGAATAATTGGGGGCTTGAGACTCCTTAG
- a CDS encoding LysE family translocator has product MTVESGIALALATLVFACIPGPGVSAVVAQSLTRGFKAGAGFTLGLALGDVCYLLTALFGMGWVASQIGPYFAVLKWAGAAYLVYMGVKCWLAKPNFEQAQCGLPVRPGRSFLAGLCVTLGNPKAIAFYCGFLPGFVDMRALTGTDVALVMGIIVPIIGTVPLVYAWLASRGRNAIRSTRLWKAMNRTAGTIMIGAGAAIAAK; this is encoded by the coding sequence ATGACTGTTGAAAGCGGTATTGCGTTGGCCCTGGCCACGCTGGTGTTCGCGTGCATCCCCGGTCCGGGCGTTTCGGCGGTGGTGGCGCAATCGTTGACGCGCGGCTTCAAGGCCGGGGCCGGATTCACTCTGGGGCTGGCCCTGGGCGACGTGTGCTACCTGCTTACGGCCTTGTTCGGCATGGGCTGGGTGGCCTCGCAGATCGGCCCGTATTTCGCGGTCCTCAAATGGGCCGGAGCGGCCTATCTCGTCTACATGGGCGTGAAGTGCTGGTTGGCCAAACCGAATTTCGAGCAGGCGCAGTGCGGCCTGCCGGTCCGCCCGGGGCGCAGCTTTCTGGCCGGGCTGTGCGTGACCCTGGGCAACCCCAAGGCCATCGCCTTCTATTGCGGCTTTCTGCCCGGCTTCGTGGATATGCGGGCCCTGACCGGAACGGACGTGGCCCTGGTCATGGGCATCATCGTGCCGATCATCGGCACGGTCCCGCTGGTCTACGCCTGGTTGGCATCGCGCGGCCGCAACGCCATCCGCTCGACCCGGCTGTGGAAGGCCATGAACCGCACGGCGGGCACGATCATGATCGGCGCGGGCGCGGCCATCGCAGCGAAGTGA
- a CDS encoding LysE family translocator, with product MTVESGIALAVATLVFALIPGPGVCALMAQSLAHGLKTALGYAAGLVSGDLVYLLTALFGMGWIASRIGAYFLVLKWAGAAYLVYMGVKVWMAKPLSMEAGDLPQPRGRRSYLAGLLLSLGNPKVIAFYCGFLPGFVDMRGLTSLDIVMVVAIVIPTVFSVIAVYAWLAAKGRKVMRSTRVWKVANRTAGTIMIGAGAVIATE from the coding sequence ATGACTGTTGAGAGCGGCATCGCGTTGGCGGTCGCCACATTGGTCTTTGCCCTTATCCCTGGACCGGGCGTTTGCGCACTGATGGCGCAATCCCTGGCCCACGGCCTGAAGACGGCCCTGGGCTATGCCGCCGGTCTCGTGAGCGGCGATCTGGTGTATCTCCTGACGGCCCTGTTCGGCATGGGTTGGATCGCCTCCCGGATCGGCGCCTATTTTCTGGTCCTCAAATGGGCGGGCGCAGCCTATCTTGTGTATATGGGCGTCAAGGTGTGGATGGCCAAGCCGCTGTCCATGGAGGCGGGAGACCTTCCCCAGCCTCGCGGCAGGCGCAGTTATCTCGCCGGACTCCTCCTCTCCCTGGGCAACCCCAAGGTGATTGCGTTTTACTGCGGCTTTCTGCCCGGTTTCGTGGACATGCGGGGGCTGACATCGCTCGACATCGTCATGGTCGTGGCCATCGTCATCCCGACTGTTTTCAGCGTGATCGCCGTCTACGCCTGGCTGGCCGCCAAGGGCCGCAAAGTCATGCGTTCCACTCGCGTCTGGAAGGTCGCCAACCGCACCGCGGGCACGATTATGATCGGCGCGGGCGCGGTGATTGCCACGGAGTAG
- the xseA gene encoding exodeoxyribonuclease VII large subunit gives MSNILTVSELTKSVKALLEAEFPFVWVRGQVSNLARPASGHVYFTLTDGDAALSVVWFKSSQRATQPVRQGADQVNPLTGEIEEVEGGTALTGSGIEDGMEVLCAGRLNVYEPRGQYQLVAELVQARGVGDLAVAFEALKKKLAAKGYFDEDRKLELPYDPKRVAVITSKSGAAIRDFLRIADTRGTGAEIRIYPVLVQGDRAPAQIAAALDLVDGEGWAEAAVLIRGGGSLEDLWAFNTEEVADAIYRARLPVLTGVGHEPDVSIADFVADRRAATPTHAAQELWPRRETLAQKVDVLDLGLGRTYAAWLSGKAGAFEHLRKALVWLSPVRRLERMEDRFSALMSRLQGAGLDHYFDHAERAARAAEGLDRAFGTARLDGLAHDAAGLAHRLGRAFGPERVDRLADGVAGLGQRLDASGVSGLDSAAQRLAVLETALRGLDPEGPLSRGYALVRVAGTGEFLRDPRRVTKGDALDITVRDGRVAATVTDTRLNEE, from the coding sequence TTGTCCAATATACTGACCGTTTCCGAGCTGACCAAGTCGGTCAAAGCCTTGCTGGAGGCCGAATTCCCATTCGTCTGGGTGCGCGGACAGGTGTCGAACCTGGCGCGTCCTGCGTCCGGGCACGTGTATTTCACGCTGACCGACGGGGACGCGGCATTGAGCGTGGTCTGGTTCAAGTCGTCGCAGCGCGCGACCCAGCCGGTGCGCCAAGGCGCGGACCAGGTCAACCCGCTGACCGGAGAGATCGAGGAGGTCGAGGGCGGCACGGCACTGACTGGCAGCGGCATCGAGGACGGCATGGAGGTGCTCTGCGCGGGCAGGCTCAACGTGTACGAGCCGCGCGGGCAGTACCAACTGGTGGCCGAACTGGTGCAGGCCCGGGGCGTGGGCGACTTGGCCGTGGCCTTCGAGGCACTCAAGAAGAAGCTGGCGGCCAAGGGGTATTTCGACGAGGACCGCAAGCTGGAATTGCCGTATGATCCCAAGCGGGTGGCGGTGATCACCTCGAAGTCCGGGGCGGCCATCCGGGATTTTCTGCGCATCGCGGATACGCGCGGCACCGGGGCGGAAATACGGATTTATCCGGTGCTGGTCCAGGGCGACCGAGCCCCGGCCCAGATCGCGGCGGCGCTGGATCTGGTGGACGGCGAGGGCTGGGCCGAGGCGGCCGTGCTCATTCGCGGCGGCGGTTCGTTGGAGGATTTGTGGGCCTTTAACACCGAGGAAGTGGCGGACGCCATCTACCGCGCCCGACTGCCGGTGCTCACCGGCGTGGGGCACGAACCGGATGTGTCCATCGCGGATTTCGTGGCCGACAGACGCGCGGCCACCCCGACCCACGCGGCCCAGGAACTGTGGCCCCGGCGCGAGACCCTGGCCCAGAAGGTGGATGTCCTCGATCTGGGCTTGGGCCGGACCTACGCGGCTTGGCTGTCCGGCAAGGCCGGGGCTTTCGAACATCTGCGCAAGGCGCTGGTCTGGTTGTCGCCCGTCCGGCGTCTGGAACGCATGGAGGATAGGTTTTCCGCGCTCATGTCCCGGTTGCAGGGGGCCGGGCTGGACCACTATTTCGATCACGCCGAACGGGCCGCGCGGGCGGCCGAGGGGTTGGACCGCGCCTTTGGTACGGCCCGCCTGGACGGTCTGGCGCACGACGCGGCCGGATTGGCGCACCGCCTGGGCAGGGCCTTCGGTCCGGAGCGGGTGGACCGGCTGGCCGACGGGGTGGCCGGACTCGGGCAACGGTTGGATGCGTCCGGGGTGAGCGGCCTGGACAGCGCGGCGCAACGGCTGGCCGTGCTGGAAACGGCCTTGCGCGGCCTGGACCCGGAGGGACCGCTTTCGCGTGGGTACGCTTTAGTGCGTGTGGCGGGGACCGGCGAATTTTTACGTGACCCGAGAAGGGTGACGAAGGGCGATGCTCTTGATATCACGGTTCGTGACGGCCGCGTGGCGGCCACGGTGACGGACACTCGACTTAATGAGGAATAG
- a CDS encoding M23 family metallopeptidase: MGFPMNAQAQAQAQAQAQTPAFGLQEGDGATLDTTPPAPAQATSAPARTAPALVLAAPRNVGVGQPFLVRLTSDLPLESVSVHWQGREVVPSISVWNNRHVALAMLGTDVLTERPGKKEELVVIASVDGRESSLRRTVRITPEDYPRQELTLPEKMVTPPKDVHARIAAEGERTTAAKNTVSAVRLWRLPLERPVQGKILSVYGAQRILNGKPKNPHRGLDFRSPMGNPVKCVADGKVILVGDHYYAGNSVYVDHGNGVVSMYFHLSEPTVKEGDEVKRGQTVGLTGMTGRATGPHLHFSLSVLGDLVDPASLFKTTADNMLQ, encoded by the coding sequence ATGGGATTTCCCATGAACGCCCAGGCCCAGGCCCAGGCCCAGGCCCAGGCTCAAACCCCGGCCTTCGGGTTGCAGGAGGGGGACGGCGCGACCTTGGACACAACGCCTCCCGCCCCGGCCCAGGCTACCTCCGCACCGGCCCGGACGGCTCCCGCCCTGGTGCTGGCCGCGCCGCGCAATGTCGGTGTGGGCCAGCCCTTCCTGGTCCGCCTGACCTCGGACCTGCCGCTGGAATCGGTGTCCGTACACTGGCAGGGGCGCGAGGTGGTTCCGTCCATCTCGGTCTGGAACAACCGCCATGTGGCCCTGGCCATGCTCGGCACGGATGTGCTCACCGAGCGCCCGGGCAAGAAGGAGGAATTGGTGGTCATCGCCTCGGTGGACGGCCGGGAAAGCTCCCTGCGCCGCACCGTGCGCATCACCCCGGAGGACTATCCGCGACAGGAATTGACCCTGCCCGAGAAGATGGTCACTCCGCCCAAGGACGTGCACGCCCGCATCGCTGCCGAAGGCGAGCGGACCACGGCGGCCAAGAACACGGTTTCGGCCGTGCGCCTGTGGCGGCTGCCCCTGGAGCGGCCGGTGCAGGGCAAGATCCTGTCCGTTTACGGGGCGCAGCGCATCCTCAACGGCAAGCCCAAGAATCCCCATCGGGGATTGGATTTTCGTTCCCCCATGGGCAATCCCGTCAAGTGCGTGGCCGACGGCAAGGTCATCCTGGTGGGCGACCATTATTACGCGGGCAATTCGGTCTACGTGGATCACGGCAACGGGGTGGTCTCCATGTACTTCCATCTGTCCGAGCCCACGGTCAAGGAGGGGGACGAGGTCAAGCGCGGCCAGACCGTAGGCCTCACCGGCATGACCGGCCGGGCCACCGGGCCGCACCTGCATTTCTCCCTGTCGGTTCTGGGCGATCTGGTCGATCCTGCGTCGTTATTCAAAACGACAGCGGACAATATGCTGCAATAA
- a CDS encoding peptidoglycan DD-metalloendopeptidase family protein: MFCNLFERRFCPSWIILVLLASLVSAAPVLAGDMVDIQAPDAVGTGKAFVVRIGTWYPLEDLEVRWNGRSVRPAVTKTGERSEAVVLLGAGLREEPGVRSVEVVARIWGHERRFSRTVEMVPSAWDSEVLTVAPKMVHPPKSARERIKREHETLKAALAKVSPERYWRAPLFRPVKGRMLSRFGLYRTFNGNVAARHTGLDFRAWLGTPIHAVAAGRVALVRALYYGGNSVLIDHGNGFFTMSCHLSATKVKEGDMVKPGQVIGLSGATGRVTGAHLHLAAFVLGAVVDPEPFFAGTVPGELMKGE, translated from the coding sequence ATGTTTTGCAATCTGTTTGAACGGCGATTTTGCCCGTCTTGGATCATCCTTGTCCTTCTGGCCAGCCTTGTGTCGGCGGCTCCGGTTCTGGCGGGCGACATGGTCGATATCCAGGCCCCGGATGCCGTGGGCACGGGCAAGGCGTTCGTTGTCCGTATCGGCACCTGGTACCCTTTGGAGGATCTGGAAGTGCGTTGGAACGGCCGCAGCGTGCGTCCGGCCGTGACCAAAACCGGCGAACGTTCCGAGGCCGTGGTCCTGCTCGGCGCGGGCCTGCGTGAGGAACCCGGTGTTCGTTCGGTCGAGGTCGTGGCTCGTATCTGGGGCCATGAGCGGCGCTTCTCGCGTACCGTGGAAATGGTTCCGTCCGCTTGGGACAGTGAAGTCCTGACCGTGGCCCCGAAGATGGTCCATCCGCCGAAGTCCGCACGGGAACGCATCAAGCGGGAGCACGAGACGCTCAAGGCCGCCTTGGCCAAGGTCTCGCCCGAGCGGTATTGGCGTGCGCCCCTGTTCCGGCCGGTCAAGGGCCGGATGCTCAGCCGGTTCGGACTGTACCGGACCTTCAACGGAAACGTCGCCGCACGGCATACCGGGCTGGATTTCCGGGCCTGGCTCGGCACGCCCATCCATGCCGTGGCCGCCGGGCGAGTTGCTCTTGTCCGGGCCCTATATTATGGCGGAAACAGCGTGCTCATCGACCACGGCAACGGGTTTTTCACCATGTCCTGCCATCTGTCCGCGACAAAGGTGAAGGAAGGGGATATGGTCAAGCCCGGCCAGGTCATCGGTCTGTCCGGGGCCACCGGGCGCGTCACCGGGGCCCATCTGCACTTGGCTGCCTTCGTGCTCGGCGCAGTGGTCGATCCGGAGCCGTTCTTCGCCGGAACGGTGCCTGGTGAATTAATGAAAGGTGAATGA